In Chiroxiphia lanceolata isolate bChiLan1 chromosome 2, bChiLan1.pri, whole genome shotgun sequence, a single genomic region encodes these proteins:
- the LOC116782527 gene encoding LOW QUALITY PROTEIN: protein spire homolog 1-like (The sequence of the model RefSeq protein was modified relative to this genomic sequence to represent the inferred CDS: inserted 2 bases in 2 codons; deleted 1 base in 1 codon; substituted 1 base at 1 genomic stop codon): MFPPRTAWAGPSQQGRGRAAGWTKSRRGGEAEPGAWQWCAAFPNVVSEKRNKYIGSIQHSEDKLLEYLGVVIYEALDWGIDSQLERQLSGPLEKLLCLMLKLDDEPMKPEVTLQDVIKACEEHLPRPSEATRHYEMTCRNLFAEYMELQKLVTIIQTSKERLRKMDVEDLVENPIQKKKNCGASLWPSVISELQAGVRLHKASERPQRCVLPKERIRSPFELLLDDIQHKRYTLRKVTKNKDPKVDVAAPKPHLKLVLERQLKECVPCETSWHEXVMVEIKQPQKLQSAAAQEKGSRPKEMLLTPNTALNSPSDSFLTLQDASTEFKDVSTKTQQLGPGVQVRLXLDLLGSGIQKPLPKLPDSACLSSSRSSLVSYNSTGLTANSLCPPCPPTLGDIKPKSFLNTGQQPPPYRRRSKSLETGLQSKELDCLSPTKWPSPTIAELIGTRYSEMVLKGQDFFQRGGDGVFLRAKICFSCHKQMFLKWPYNCYLCSSVVCCDCCIKMSMPFRTCVHLPLHFLKLLRLSRKDDPATEEXKSSELLHEIEHGQYFGKRTIPKRAFDSSEWKRQTMCV; this comes from the exons ATGTTCCCGCCGCGCACGGCCTGGGCGGGACCATCCCAGCAGGGCCGGGGGAGGGCCGCGGGCTGGACCAAGTCACGCCGCGGGGGCGAGGCAGAGCCCGGGGCCTGGCAGTGGTGCGCTGCGTTTCCAAATGTCGTAAGCGAGAAGAGgaataaat ataTTGGCAGCATTCAGCATTCAGAGGACAAG CTGTTGGAATACTTGGGAGTGGTGATCTATGAAGCCCTGGACTGGGGAATTGACAGCCAGCTGGAGCGACAACTGAGTGGTCCTTTGGAGAAATTGCTGTGCCTCATGTTGAAACTGGATGATGAGCCAATGAAACCAGAAGTCACCCTGCAGGATGTTATCAAG GCCTGTGAGGAGCACTTGCCCAGGCCTTCTGAGGCTACCAGACATTATGAAATGACCTGTAGGAATCTGTTTGCTGAATATATGGAACTTCAAAAGCTTGTGACCATCATCCAAACCTCCAAAGAG CGACTGAGAAAAATGGATGTGGAAGATTTGGTGGAAAATCCcattcaaaagaagaaaaactgtggc GCATCCCTGTGGCCCAGTGTCATCAGTGAACTGCAGGCTGGCGTGAGGCTGCACAAGGCCAGCGAGCGACCACAGCGTTGTGTGCTTCCAAAAGAACGGATCCGCTCTCCCTTTGAATTGCTTTTGGATGATATTCAGCACAAGAGGTACACCCTACGGAAGGTGA CAAAAAACAAGGACCCCAAAGTTGATGTAGCTGCTCCCAAGCCTCATCTAAAGCTG GTGTTGGAGAGGCAGCTGAAAGAGTGTGTGCCATGTGAGACCAGCTGGCATG CGGTCATGgtagaaataaaacaaccaCAGAAGCTtcagtcagcagcagcacaggaaaaaggGAGCAGGCCAAA agaaatgcttttgaCACCAAATACAGCCTTGAACTCTCCAAGTGACAGTTTTTTAACTCTCCAAGATGCCAGTACTGAGTTTAAAGATGTCAGCACt aaaacacagcagctgggaCCAGGAGTTCAGGTAAGGCTTTAA CTTGACTTACTCGGTTCTGGGATTCA GAAACCACTTCCCAAGCTGCCTGACAGCGCCTGCCTTTCCTCCAGCAGGTCATCGCTAGTATCCTACAACAGCACAG GTCTCACTGCAaattccctgtgtcccccatgTCCACCCACACTAGGAGACATCAAACCCAAGAGTTTCCTGAATACTGGCCAACAGCCGCCTCCTTACAGAAGAAGGTCCAAATCTTTAGAGACAGGCCTTCAAAGCAAGGAACTT GACTGTCTCTCTCCTACCAAGTGGCCATCACCAACCATTGCTGAGCTGATTGGAACCAGATATTCAGAGATGGTGCTGAAAGGGCAAGACTTCTTCCAAAGAGGTGGTGATGGTGTCTTTCTAAGAGCAAAG ATCTGTTTCAGCTGCCATAAGCAGATGTTTCTTAAGTGGCCTTACAACTGTTACCTCTGCAGCAG tgttgtCTGCTGTGACTGCTGCATCAAG ATGTCGATGCCCTTCAGAACGTGTGTACATCTTCCACTTCACTTCCTAAAACTTTTGAGACTCTCCAGAAAGGATGACCCAGCTACTGAAG CGAAGAGCTCAGAGTTGCTACATGAAATAGAGCACGGGCAGTATTTTGG AAAACGAACTATTCCAAAGAGAGCTTTTGATAGTTCTGAGTGGAAAAGACAGACCATGTGTGTATAA
- the LOC116783018 gene encoding GTP-binding protein 8-like, whose product MLLSRAGGVAGRVPPPLAALSQVLRLEQSRRTGIMFPLQKLERYLAPGTDTAWFHIFEPGLGALQRAEALFRSSQGHPIDYVSSAVRMDHAPPPALPEVCFIGRSNVGKSSLIRALFSLSPEVEVRVSKTPGHTKKMNFFKVGKYFTLVDMPGYGYRAPQDFVEMVEAYLQERRNLKRTFLLVDGVVGLQKTDHIAVEMLEEFGIPYVMVLTKIDRAARGLLLKNVLGIQEFVKENTQGCFPQLFLVSSVEFSGVHLLRCFVAHVTGNLPAVETS is encoded by the exons ATGCTGCTGTCGCGGGCGGGCGGTGTGGCGGGCCGGGTCCCGCCGCCGCTGGCCGCCCTGTCCCAGGTGCTGCGGCTGGAGCAGAGCCGCCGCACCGGGATCATGTTCCCGCTGCAGAAGCTGGAGCGGTACCTGGCGCCCGGCACCGACACGGCGTGGTTCCACATCTTCGAGCCCGGGCTGGGCGCCCTGCAGCGCGCCGAGGCGCTCTTCAGGTCCAGTCAGGGCCACCCCATCGACTACGTGAGCTCCGCCGTCCGCATGGACCacgccccgccgcccgccctgCCCGAG GTGTGCTTCATTGGCCGAAGCAATGTGGGGAAATCATCTTTAATCCGGGCCTTGTTTTCACTGTCTCCAGAAGTGGAGGTCAGAGTGTCAAAAACTCCG GGCCACACCAAGAAGATGAATTTCTTCAAAGTAGGGAAGTACTTTACTCTGGTGGATATGCCAGGATACGGCTACCGCGCCCCGCAAGACTTTGTGGAGATGGTGGAGGCCTACCTGCAGGAACGGCGCAA CTTGAAGAGGACTTTTCTGTTAGTTGATGGTGTAGTTGGACTCCAGAAAACAGATCATATTGCAGTAGAGATGCTGGAAGAGTTTGGAATTCCTTATGTG ATGGTGTTAACCAAAATTGACCGAGCTGCCCGGGGACTGTTGTTAAAGAATGTACTGGGGATCCAGGAGTTTGTAAAGGAGAACACTCAGGGATGCTTTCCTCAACTGTTCCTGGTCAG TTCTGTGGAGTTTTCAGGAGTTCACTTGCTAAGGTGTTTTGTAGCCCACGTTACTGGAAACCTACCTGCTGTAGAGACCAGCTGA
- the LOC116783012 gene encoding nucleolus and neural progenitor protein-like isoform X1 produces MAAPRAAWAVLPWDRRDVPCSGLDAPWNRLDVPWPTSSATVALAAEHPAVGRLSVLRRRCDTAGRRLSGPGLAAEGRVVRALLYAFHSRLLRHRPYLALQQVEQCLKRLWKMNLVGCLETLVELIPKKDTSEAHAECLVPSQPMLETVALKVLGGCKLILRLLDCCSKTFLLSIKHLCSKEFILLNTVALGLLSRLWIQYRCVLQTLMSLYDVLSTTLQLVSETQQMPYIKGFTFPSDISNFLGINLSSEVKKQKAKMLTTKKSTSWLKKLFPTMAEAVSEVGKKRNFVTCTTDVTNHSIPRPMDIGETVLVPRASRGKHLGIDVKSLLKPSRHPAQEGINMASTPFKAKLAPPSSRVAKSQHTESLVQMVQTAASFGELSEALRKAILWCKNNKLKSEAYFLRNKLLKTKRLHHVEAQGCSLKKKLRCVKTSVRKYLLYGSQHTPRVWPRRYLGTWLCPRRIKSSARLKRALKTVQQKPSELSGVCETSASLILPAYQDGPLSQEERSDADTARVRLSTAGTPKQLLLEGSPGPVWKESTENMDIDSIFAAIGV; encoded by the exons ATGGCGGCGCCCAGGGCGGCGTGGGCTGTGCTGCCGTGGGACCGGCGGGATGTGCCGTGCAGCGGGCTGGACGCGCCGTGGAACCGGCTGGACGTGCCCTGGCCCACGAGCAGCGCCACGGTGGCGCTGGCGGCCGAACACCCCGCAG TGGGACGGCTGTCGGTGCTGCGGCGGCGGTGCGACACGGCCGGGAGGCGGCTGTCGGGGCCCGGCCTGGCCGCCGAGGGACGCGTCGTGCGCGCCCTGCTCTACGCGTTCCACAGCAGGCTGCTCCGGCACCGCCCCTACCTCGCCCTGCAGCAG gtAGAACAATGTTTGAAGCGCCTATGGAAAATGAATTTGGTGGGCTGCCTTGAAACTCTGGTAGAACTGATTCCTAA GAAAGATACATCTGAAGCCCATGCAGAGTGCTTGGTTCCCAGCCAGCCCATGCTGGAAACAGTGGCTCTGAAGGTATTGGGAGGCTGCAAGCTCATACTGCGTCTCTTGGACTGTTGCAGTAAAACTTTTCT CTTGTCCATTAAACATCTCTGCTCGAAGGAATTCATACTTCTGAACACGGTGGCTTTGGGGCTGTTGAGCCGGCTATG gaTTCAGTACAGGTGTGTATTGCAGACCCTCATGTCCTTGTATGACGTCTTGTCAACAACACTTCAGCTGGTATCTGAGACCCAACAGATGCCTTATATCAAGGGGTTTACCTTCCCTTCCGATATCAGTAACTTCCTTGGAATTAACCTATCTTCTGAGGTGAAGAAGCAAAAGGCTAAAATGcttacaacaaaaaaatctaccaGCTGGCTGAAGAAGCTCTTCCCAACAATGGCAGAGGCAGTATCAGAGgttggaaaaaagagaaattttgtaACCTGTACAACTGATGTGACAAACCATAGCATCCCACGCCCCATGGATATTGGAGAGACAGTTCTGgtgcccagagccagcagag gGAAGCACCTTGGGATTGATGTGAAGAGCTTGCTTAAGCCATCCAGACATCCAGCACAAGAG GGTATAAACATGGCATCAACACCTTTTAAAGCAAAGTTGGCACCACCTTCCTCTCGTGTAGCAAAGTCACAGCATACTGAATCTCTTGTACAGATGGTCCAAACAGCTGCATCGTTTGGGGAGCTGTCAGAGGCACTCAGGAAAGCTATTCTGTGGTGCAAAAACAATAAACTCAAATCAGAAGCTTATTTTCTGCGTAACAAGTTGTTGAAAACCAAACGGCTGCACCACGTGGAAGCTCAAGGATGCAG CTTGAAGAAAAAACTGCGCTGTGTCAAAACATCTGTCCGTAAATACCTCCTGTATGGGTCCCAACACACACCAAGGGTGTGGCCAAGGCGGTACCTCGGGACATGGCTCTGTCCAAGGAGGATCAAATCGTCTGCACGCTTGAAGAGAGCTCTGAAGACTGTTCAGCAAAAGCCTTCTGAACTTTCTGGGGTCTGTGAGACAAGTGCATCACTCATCCTCCCCGCCTACCAGGATGGACCTCTGAGTCAAGAAGAACGTTCTGATGCTGATACAGCCCGTGTCAGACTAAGCACAGCAGGGACCCCtaagcagctgctgcttgaaGGAAGCCCCGGCCCTGTGTGGAAAGAATCTACTGAGAACATGGATATTGATTCTATTTTTGCAGCAATAGGTGTCTGA
- the LOC116783012 gene encoding nucleolus and neural progenitor protein-like isoform X3 translates to MNLVGCLETLVELIPKKDTSEAHAECLVPSQPMLETVALKVLGGCKLILRLLDCCSKTFLLSIKHLCSKEFILLNTVALGLLSRLWIQYRCVLQTLMSLYDVLSTTLQLVSETQQMPYIKGFTFPSDISNFLGINLSSEVKKQKAKMLTTKKSTSWLKKLFPTMAEAVSEVGKKRNFVTCTTDVTNHSIPRPMDIGETVLVPRASRGKHLGIDVKSLLKPSRHPAQEGINMASTPFKAKLAPPSSRVAKSQHTESLVQMVQTAASFGELSEALRKAILWCKNNKLKSEAYFLRNKLLKTKRLHHVEAQGCSLKKKLRCVKTSVRKYLLYGSQHTPRVWPRRYLGTWLCPRRIKSSARLKRALKTVQQKPSELSGVCETSASLILPAYQDGPLSQEERSDADTARVRLSTAGTPKQLLLEGSPGPVWKESTENMDIDSIFAAIGV, encoded by the exons ATGAATTTGGTGGGCTGCCTTGAAACTCTGGTAGAACTGATTCCTAA GAAAGATACATCTGAAGCCCATGCAGAGTGCTTGGTTCCCAGCCAGCCCATGCTGGAAACAGTGGCTCTGAAGGTATTGGGAGGCTGCAAGCTCATACTGCGTCTCTTGGACTGTTGCAGTAAAACTTTTCT CTTGTCCATTAAACATCTCTGCTCGAAGGAATTCATACTTCTGAACACGGTGGCTTTGGGGCTGTTGAGCCGGCTATG gaTTCAGTACAGGTGTGTATTGCAGACCCTCATGTCCTTGTATGACGTCTTGTCAACAACACTTCAGCTGGTATCTGAGACCCAACAGATGCCTTATATCAAGGGGTTTACCTTCCCTTCCGATATCAGTAACTTCCTTGGAATTAACCTATCTTCTGAGGTGAAGAAGCAAAAGGCTAAAATGcttacaacaaaaaaatctaccaGCTGGCTGAAGAAGCTCTTCCCAACAATGGCAGAGGCAGTATCAGAGgttggaaaaaagagaaattttgtaACCTGTACAACTGATGTGACAAACCATAGCATCCCACGCCCCATGGATATTGGAGAGACAGTTCTGgtgcccagagccagcagag gGAAGCACCTTGGGATTGATGTGAAGAGCTTGCTTAAGCCATCCAGACATCCAGCACAAGAG GGTATAAACATGGCATCAACACCTTTTAAAGCAAAGTTGGCACCACCTTCCTCTCGTGTAGCAAAGTCACAGCATACTGAATCTCTTGTACAGATGGTCCAAACAGCTGCATCGTTTGGGGAGCTGTCAGAGGCACTCAGGAAAGCTATTCTGTGGTGCAAAAACAATAAACTCAAATCAGAAGCTTATTTTCTGCGTAACAAGTTGTTGAAAACCAAACGGCTGCACCACGTGGAAGCTCAAGGATGCAG CTTGAAGAAAAAACTGCGCTGTGTCAAAACATCTGTCCGTAAATACCTCCTGTATGGGTCCCAACACACACCAAGGGTGTGGCCAAGGCGGTACCTCGGGACATGGCTCTGTCCAAGGAGGATCAAATCGTCTGCACGCTTGAAGAGAGCTCTGAAGACTGTTCAGCAAAAGCCTTCTGAACTTTCTGGGGTCTGTGAGACAAGTGCATCACTCATCCTCCCCGCCTACCAGGATGGACCTCTGAGTCAAGAAGAACGTTCTGATGCTGATACAGCCCGTGTCAGACTAAGCACAGCAGGGACCCCtaagcagctgctgcttgaaGGAAGCCCCGGCCCTGTGTGGAAAGAATCTACTGAGAACATGGATATTGATTCTATTTTTGCAGCAATAGGTGTCTGA
- the LOC116783019 gene encoding transcription initiation factor TFIID subunit 13-like has protein sequence MSTTDIGKVTTLLPLNPWCHDSNQLPPSRQHRPVPAPPQLGGLGEAGPGKGKGNRNPFRRSPAAMADEEEDVPFEEDAEDAGGGLDGGQGRRKRLFSKELRCMMYGFGDDQNPYTESVDILEDLVIEFITEMTHKAMSIGRQGRVQVEDIVFLIRKDPRKFARVKDLLTMNEELKRARKAFDEANYGS, from the exons ATGTCGACTACAGATATAGGGAAGGTCACCACACTTCTCCCACTAAATCCTTGGTGCCACGACTCCAACCAGCTCCCGCCCAGCCGGCAGCACCGCCCCGTGCCCGCCCCTCCACAGCTCGGCGGGCTGGGCGAGGCGGGGCCGGGCAAGGGGAAGGGGAATAGGAATCCCTTCCGGCGCAGCCCGGCAGCCATGGCCGATGAGGAGGAGGACGTGCCC TTCGAAGAGGACGCGGAGGACGCCGGCGGGGGCCTGGACggcgggcagggcaggaggaagaggctgtTCTCCAAAGAGC TAAGATGCATGATGTATGGATTCGGGGACGACCAGAACCCTTACACAGAATCTGTGGACATTCTTGAGGACCTTGTAATAGAGTTTATCACAGAAATG ACACACAAGGCCATGTCAATCGGGCGGCAGGGCCGCGTACAGGTCGAGGACATTGTCTTTCTAATTCGCAAGGACCCCCGGAAGTTTGCCAGGGTTAAAGACCTCCTTACTATGAATGAAGAACTGAAACGAGCCAGAAAGGCCTTCGATGAAGCAAACTATGGATCTTGA
- the LOC116783012 gene encoding nucleolus and neural progenitor protein-like isoform X2, producing the protein MCRAAGWTRRGTGWTCPGPRAAPRWRWRPNTPQVEQCLKRLWKMNLVGCLETLVELIPKKDTSEAHAECLVPSQPMLETVALKVLGGCKLILRLLDCCSKTFLLSIKHLCSKEFILLNTVALGLLSRLWIQYRCVLQTLMSLYDVLSTTLQLVSETQQMPYIKGFTFPSDISNFLGINLSSEVKKQKAKMLTTKKSTSWLKKLFPTMAEAVSEVGKKRNFVTCTTDVTNHSIPRPMDIGETVLVPRASRGKHLGIDVKSLLKPSRHPAQEGINMASTPFKAKLAPPSSRVAKSQHTESLVQMVQTAASFGELSEALRKAILWCKNNKLKSEAYFLRNKLLKTKRLHHVEAQGCSLKKKLRCVKTSVRKYLLYGSQHTPRVWPRRYLGTWLCPRRIKSSARLKRALKTVQQKPSELSGVCETSASLILPAYQDGPLSQEERSDADTARVRLSTAGTPKQLLLEGSPGPVWKESTENMDIDSIFAAIGV; encoded by the exons ATGTGCCGTGCAGCGGGCTGGACGCGCCGTGGAACCGGCTGGACGTGCCCTGGCCCACGAGCAGCGCCACGGTGGCGCTGGCGGCCGAACACCCCGCAG gtAGAACAATGTTTGAAGCGCCTATGGAAAATGAATTTGGTGGGCTGCCTTGAAACTCTGGTAGAACTGATTCCTAA GAAAGATACATCTGAAGCCCATGCAGAGTGCTTGGTTCCCAGCCAGCCCATGCTGGAAACAGTGGCTCTGAAGGTATTGGGAGGCTGCAAGCTCATACTGCGTCTCTTGGACTGTTGCAGTAAAACTTTTCT CTTGTCCATTAAACATCTCTGCTCGAAGGAATTCATACTTCTGAACACGGTGGCTTTGGGGCTGTTGAGCCGGCTATG gaTTCAGTACAGGTGTGTATTGCAGACCCTCATGTCCTTGTATGACGTCTTGTCAACAACACTTCAGCTGGTATCTGAGACCCAACAGATGCCTTATATCAAGGGGTTTACCTTCCCTTCCGATATCAGTAACTTCCTTGGAATTAACCTATCTTCTGAGGTGAAGAAGCAAAAGGCTAAAATGcttacaacaaaaaaatctaccaGCTGGCTGAAGAAGCTCTTCCCAACAATGGCAGAGGCAGTATCAGAGgttggaaaaaagagaaattttgtaACCTGTACAACTGATGTGACAAACCATAGCATCCCACGCCCCATGGATATTGGAGAGACAGTTCTGgtgcccagagccagcagag gGAAGCACCTTGGGATTGATGTGAAGAGCTTGCTTAAGCCATCCAGACATCCAGCACAAGAG GGTATAAACATGGCATCAACACCTTTTAAAGCAAAGTTGGCACCACCTTCCTCTCGTGTAGCAAAGTCACAGCATACTGAATCTCTTGTACAGATGGTCCAAACAGCTGCATCGTTTGGGGAGCTGTCAGAGGCACTCAGGAAAGCTATTCTGTGGTGCAAAAACAATAAACTCAAATCAGAAGCTTATTTTCTGCGTAACAAGTTGTTGAAAACCAAACGGCTGCACCACGTGGAAGCTCAAGGATGCAG CTTGAAGAAAAAACTGCGCTGTGTCAAAACATCTGTCCGTAAATACCTCCTGTATGGGTCCCAACACACACCAAGGGTGTGGCCAAGGCGGTACCTCGGGACATGGCTCTGTCCAAGGAGGATCAAATCGTCTGCACGCTTGAAGAGAGCTCTGAAGACTGTTCAGCAAAAGCCTTCTGAACTTTCTGGGGTCTGTGAGACAAGTGCATCACTCATCCTCCCCGCCTACCAGGATGGACCTCTGAGTCAAGAAGAACGTTCTGATGCTGATACAGCCCGTGTCAGACTAAGCACAGCAGGGACCCCtaagcagctgctgcttgaaGGAAGCCCCGGCCCTGTGTGGAAAGAATCTACTGAGAACATGGATATTGATTCTATTTTTGCAGCAATAGGTGTCTGA